A genome region from Bacteroides stercoris ATCC 43183 includes the following:
- the bioD gene encoding dethiobiotin synthase, with protein MKPNIYFISGIDTDAGKSYCTAWYAKQLSRNGQRVITQKFIQTGNTGHSEDIDLHRRIMGTGYLPEDNEGLTMPEIFSYPCSPHLAARIDNRPIDFDKIENATQELARRYDTVLVEGAGGLMVPLTGEYLTIDYIADKNYPLIFVTSGKLGSINHTLLSLEAIGHRGITLDTVLYNLYPTVEDKTIQNDTMQYIREYLSRHFPGTKFEVVPEINNLHQTM; from the coding sequence GATACGGATGCCGGAAAAAGCTATTGCACTGCCTGGTATGCCAAGCAGCTATCCCGGAACGGACAGCGCGTCATCACCCAGAAATTCATTCAAACCGGCAATACCGGACACTCCGAGGACATCGACCTGCACCGCCGCATCATGGGCACCGGCTATCTGCCTGAGGATAACGAGGGGCTTACAATGCCCGAAATCTTCTCCTATCCCTGCTCTCCCCATCTTGCGGCACGCATCGACAACCGTCCTATCGACTTCGACAAAATAGAGAACGCCACACAGGAGCTTGCCCGCCGCTACGACACCGTACTCGTGGAAGGAGCCGGCGGACTGATGGTTCCCCTGACCGGAGAATATCTCACCATAGACTACATTGCCGATAAGAACTATCCCCTTATCTTCGTGACATCCGGCAAGCTGGGCAGTATCAATCACACCCTGCTAAGCCTTGAAGCCATCGGGCACCGGGGAATCACACTCGACACCGTATTGTACAACCTTTATCCCACGGTAGAGGACAAGACCATACAGAACGATACGATGCAATACATACGGGAGTATCTTTCCAGGCATTTCCCCGGAACGAAGTTTGAGGTTGTGCCGGAAATAAATAATCTGCATCAGACCATGTAA